The following are encoded in a window of Corythoichthys intestinalis isolate RoL2023-P3 chromosome 8, ASM3026506v1, whole genome shotgun sequence genomic DNA:
- the hmgb2a gene encoding high mobility group protein B2a codes for MTKDPNKPRGKTSSYAFFVATCREEHKKKHPGTSVGFAEFSKKCSERWKTMSGKEKQKFEEMAKNDKVRYDREMKSYVPPKGAKKGKKKKDPNAPKRPPSAFFVFCSEHRPRIKEENPGISIGDIAKKLGELWSTQGAKDKAPYEAKAAKLKEKYEKDVAAYRATGGSGKTDAGKKGGPGRPKKAQQVDDDDDDDEEDEDDDEEEEDDDEDDD; via the exons ATGACAAAGGATCCAAACAAGCCCCGAGGCAAAACCTCATCTTATGCATTTTTTGTGGCGACTTGCCGTGAGGAGCACAAAAAGAAGCACCCAGGAACCAGTGTGGGATTTGCAGAGTTTTCCAAGAAATGTTCTGAAAGATGGAAG ACTATGTCTGGCAAGGAAAAGCAGAAGTTTGAGGAGATGGCCAAGAATGACAAGGTCCGGTATGACAGAGAGATGAAGTCGTACGTCCCTCCGAAAGGTGCCAAAAAGGGCAAGAAAAAGAAGGACCCCAACGCCCCAAAAAGGCCTCC CTCCGCCTTCTTTGTCTTCTGCTCGGAGCACCGACCCCGGATCAAGGAGGAGAACCCCGGTATCTCAATTGGTGACATTGCCAAGAAGCTTGGAGAGTTGTGGTCTACGCAGGGGGCTAAAGACAAGGCTCCATATGAGGCAAAAGCTGCCAAACTGAAGGAGAAATATGAGAAG GATGTTGCTGCTTACAGAGCAACAGGCGGCTCAGGGAAGACTGACGCTGGCAAGAAAGGTGGCCCCGGCAGGCCAAAGAAAGCCCAACAGGTCGACGATGATGACGATGACGACGAAGAGGATGAAGATGATGACgaagaggaggaggatgacGATGAAGACGATGATTAA